A genome region from Pristis pectinata isolate sPriPec2 chromosome 4, sPriPec2.1.pri, whole genome shotgun sequence includes the following:
- the rsph1 gene encoding radial spoke head 1 homolog — MSVTESEELEEEQGPYLGEYEGERNAENERHGQGKAVLPNGDTYEGSYEHGKRHGMGTYRFKNGARYVGEYLQNKKHGQGVFYYPDGSKYEGSWANDQRHGEGIYFYPNGDTYSGEWLAHQRHGQGTYMYALTGSKYVGNWVHGKQVEAGELIHLNHRYQGNFLNNNPTSRGKYIFDFGCEQHGEYLQIEQDKTEEEIEEEESVTMTVLKWKAEKISGLTLYSPTFETKLTKEAEEKAAEEAKAAVTDVPDSETPVTDAVEMEVPATDAPEAEAPATEAAEAVAPAADAEGAEAPPTDPLGTEVPIPATDPSETDDPGEKAKDAEDADTPEVIPEDDTAVLEEGAEGTAEAGPEGD; from the exons ATGTCAGTGACCGAGTCTGAGGAGCTGGAAGAAGAACAGGGCCCTTATTTAGGG GAATATGAAGGCGAGCGGAATGCAGAAAACGAGAGGCATGGACAAGGTAAAGCGGTGCTGCCCAATGGGGACACATATGAAGGATCCTATGAGCATGGCAAACGTCATGGGATG GGAACATATAGATTTAAGAATGGAGCACGTTATGTGGGAGAGTACTTGCAGAACAAAAAGCATGGCCAGGGAGTCTTCTATTATCCAGATGGGTCTAAGTATGAAG GGAGTTGGGCAAACGATCAACGGCATGGAGAGGGAATTTACTTCTATCCAAACGGTGATACATACAGTGGAGAATGGCTTGCTCACCAAAG GCATGGTCAGGGAACCTACATGTATGCGCTGACAGGATCTAAATACGTGGGAAACTGGGTTCATGGAAAACAAGTAGAGGCTGGGGAGCTCATTCACCTCAATCACCGATACCAGGGCAATTTTCTCAATAATAAT CCTACCAGTCGAGGGAAATACATCTTTGACTTTGGATGTGAGCAGCATGGTGAATATCTTCAGATAGAACAG GACAAGACTGAAGAAGAAATAGAGGAGGAAGAATCTGTAACTATGACTGTCCTGAAGTGGAAAGCAGAGAAGATCTCAGGATTGACTTTGTATTCACCAA CATTTGAGACTAAACTCACAAAAGAAGCTGAAGAGAAAGCTGCCGAAGAGGCAAAGGCAGCTGTGACAGATGTGCCTGATTCCGAGACTCCTGTGACAGACGCTGTTGAGATGGAGGTCCCAGCAACAGATGCCCCTGAGGCAGAGGCCCCTGCGACAGAGGCTGCCGAGGCAGTTGCACCAGCAGCAGATGCCGAGGGGGCAGAAGCACCACCGACAGATCCTCTTGGGACGGAGGTTCCGATTCCGGCAACTGATCCCTCTGAGACGGACGATCCTGGGGAGAAGGCCAAAGATGCAGAAGATGCAGACACGCCTGAGGTAATTCCTGAGGATGACACCGCAGTATTGGAGGAAGGTGCTGAgggaactgcagaagctggaccTGAGGGAGACTGA